AGTGCATGGGAAAAGGTCATCATCAGGCTGCTGCACCTTCTCCATCCCATCTCTGATTTTTGGTTCACTCACTTGCAAGCTGGCATATTCCTAGTTTTAGAAAAAGGAAGGTATCATTAATGCATAAATGTTATAAATTTTACATCTAGTTGCCTATATTGTACCAAATCAGCTGAGCAATTCTGTAAAAACTCCGGGGCTACACCATCTGTTCCTGCAGCCTGTCACAGACAGGGTGAGGGAACACCCAGCTGCAGATGGGAGCCCCTTCGGGTGCCGCCCTGGAGTTCAGTATCTTGGTGCTAATGCACAGATATTTTCAGCTGTGGTTCACAGGGTGTGCGTCTGATGTGGAATTCTTTGATCATTGTGGGCAACATATTCTGGCAGATTAGATCAAGATTTATGGGATCCCACTGCCTCTCAAACAGCCAGCATACTCTTAAAGGGTTTCATAGCATATAATTGAATACAACGTTTGTAAAAACCAAATTAAGATTTTAATTGCTGCTGCTTGCTTCCTGGCTTCAAGTACCAGACTGGCCaatttccagcagctctgttgcCCTAAATTCTTGCTGTGTGATTTCTATTTCTGTGCCAGTAGCCATTAAAAATATACTGACCTGGAAAAGCTTGAAATAGTAACAAAAAATGTGGTCTCCCATGAGATTGTTTCTTGCAAATTCTTGTCCagattttgcaatattttttgcctgtcaaataaaatgaaagtttggtttattttttttattgcccAGAACTAGTATTTATTTTAGGGTGCTACTGTTGGTTACAACTGAAGTTGACAGGATAGGATTAGTTTAGGATAACTcaaataaaacattctttttaaaagttgtCAGGAagatactcttttttttcctgaagttcaGTCTGATTTCAAATTAAGGACAATATTATGCATTTTTgagtgtttttcttctttgtagagttgatgaaaataaatttcaagttctcctagtatttttttttttgctttgttttaaagaaattcaatttctgTTCTCTTCTAGAAACATTACTTCATACTTCTTAATGCATATTTTACCTCTTCATCATGATCTTTAGCCCACTGTAGTTTTTCTAGCAGATCACTCAGGTCACTTTTAAATGGGATGTAGTGTTTCCATGGCTGCAACTCGTTATAAAAGTGCTCATAGTAGATGGAGTCTTGCTTTAGCACCACACTGTTTCCTGCTAGTAGATAAGGCAATCTGTATGCTGCCACTGTGCCATCAACATTAATTTGATATTTATACTGCAAAGAAAAGGACCAGAAGTTATTAAAAACCACAAGATCCCAGTGGCTTGGTTAGGTTATATTCTGAGGGCACTGGTATTACTGACTTGCCGACATTGAGACAGGTAGGACTGGCTAGGCAAGCATCAGTGTCTAAGAAGCTTTTATTATCTAGTTTGGAATTCATCACAGTGCAGGGTACACAGAGCTTCATCAATTAAGTTCTCCGGGAATTCTTAGGTGCTCATTCTCGGATGTGAGGGTAGATGTGCCACTTCATCCACAGATTTTCCCACTATGTTAGTTATGTTAGTAGTCCTGATCGCTgaatcaggaaaaagaaataaaaaaaggaacttGAAGTTATATAGATTACACGAGGTTCTACAGAACCTTTAGATGTTACTCAGACATTACTATCCTGAGGGTAGGAGCTACATAGCAGTTAATTCCACCGGAGGGATGTCTAGTCATGCTTGTTACTGGTGGTGTCctgaaaaactaaaaatcattttattttcaataacaCATACTAAGTTATTTCATAATGGGAAACAGTGAGAACTGAGTTCTATGAAAAATTATTAGTGGCTtaccttaaaaaaatcaaaaaatgaaatgtgCTTAACAATAGGGCCATAGAGGCTTTCAtcatgtttaaagaaaaaaaagtttgtgaAAGCAGCATCTATGATCTCTGGATATTTCCTGCTGAGTTTTACAAGCTCAAGCCTCTCTTTGCGGCTGTCACGTCCTCTCCAGAAGGCTGTGGTGTTCTTGTCTTCCCACGATGGGCCAGTGTTTGCTTGGACTGACATCATATCCAGGCTGACTCTGCAGCAGAAAGAAGTGGTTTAATAGTGAAGCCTACTGGAAACTTTTTAAAGTGCAGTTACTTAAAAGAGTTCACAGTACCCATAGGCAGAGAGCAAAGATGAAGGCAAGTCATGAGCACACCATCATGTGTTACTGTACCAGTCATTTGCAGCAATAGAAACAGATAGTGTATGTTAAGTTCACAGGTGACAGCATCATTCAACAACATGGCATGTGGAAACaataccaaggaaaaaaaataggtaaaAGTGGATATGGTTGCCAGAGAAGGTTGATGCAAGGTAGTGTAACTTGCTCAATAAAACATACTGCACATCCTTAAAAATGTTAAGAACTTAAAGACAAACTGGGAGGGCAAGGGATAGCAAATTTAGAAAAAGTCgtgaccaaaaaaaaggaacttgAACGGAATGCAGTGAAACGATAAACAACTTCAAGATGGATTACAAAGATTTCTTAGAAGCAAGCTGTCTTTTTAGTGTGTCAAGACAGAACAGAGCAGTTGCTAAGGCTAGTTATGGTCAGTAATCAAAGTGGGAGATGGTAGCTCCTAGTTTGAAAATTCCTAATAGCTATGCTGGGATTTGAAAGGTACACAAAAAACAAATTCTAACAAAATCAGGAAAGAAAGACACCTGGCCAGTTGTTAACAAGTTCATGGGGggagaaacaaagcaaacaaatcaAATGCCTAGCCTTGAAACACTCTAAAGTCCTGTTTTCAGTGATTTGACCATGTTTAgataaatttagatttttttaaatgaaacagtGAAGTACAATAATATATTGATTACACAGTCACTGCCTACCTGGGTTGCCAGTGTTGCAATGAGTAAATGAAAATAGTTAATATACTGTTACCATACAGATCTCTATGGAAGATCATTAATTGTGAATTTTGTGAAAAGTTTAAGCCATTTCTTACCGTCCCATAGTCTCCAAAACCGAATCTGTTAAGTCGTATGTTGGCATGACAATGTCTTTTGACTCACTGGACCCACACCACGAGAAGATTGGGTGCAAGTTCTGTGGgggcttccttttctccagaggCCAGTCCCccaaattaacaaaaaattcTACATCTGGCATTTTCACCTAAAGAGAAGCAAAGTAGGCACAAATGCAGTTTAGCACAAACAATATTCTGCTGGCCTCTTGCATTATGAAAACAACCTCACTAAGAGGAAAAATAGCCAGGTGTCTAATGTACTTAATGTACCTGTAATAAATCATTCATATTTAGAAACCTGTAAGAAGTACTGAGACCACAGAGCAAAGCCtacaaaatagtattttttaaaaaaatatttgcacaaAGTCACCTAAGGCATAGGAGCACCTTTTTAGAGGATGGTTTCCTGTTATACTTTACATGATTGGCCACACAATCTGTTTATCAGGCTAGCACTAGGACCTAGTCAGTAATTGTATAGTTCCAAGGTAAGCTGGATCACCTTGTTACTATATAGAAAACTGATGCTCGCTGGTAAATCAGTTTTCTGTCACATCAGTGACCTGACTGACCCTGTGTCTGCAGGATGCCTAAATCCaacagaagagaagaaacagaaataaacagcCATGATGAGAAGACCACATTTAGTCAGTGCTTTGGTTAATTATTAAGCATAACAACGtcacttatttaaaatatttggaagcGTGGAACCATACCTGAAATCACTGTCACAGCCAAAGGCAAGGAAAATACTGTTGATGGCCAGGAAGCAGGACAGAGGGCATCATTTTGCTGCTTTATGAAACTGTGATGCACCCCTGTATTAAACATTGTGTGTGATTTGGGTATTTTCAAGTGAAGTAAAAAAAGGGACAAAGAAAGGCACTTTGTAGTTTTCCAAAGAAAGGACCGGCTGCCTTGtgagaaaacactgaaaatggtGGGACAGTTCAGTCTGGAGAGCCAAAGGCAAAACATGACATATGGCTGCTATTTTACAGAACCCTGAAGGCACATATAAGGTCAGTGCAGAACTAATGTCATATCTCAGTTCACTCtcttcatttcatttttaaaaaatatacatcTCCCATACATCACTCTCAGTTGCCtctttaaaaccaaaataaattaataattagCCAAATCGCAAATACTTCTAAATGGTGGAAGATactattttcctttcaaagggTGTCTGCTAGTCTCATGCTCAGCACCGAACTTCATTACTATGGTGCCATCTAATGGTTGTCATGAGCATAAACCCTACAAATTGTATTTTCTCCGCATCCTCAGCAGCAGAATCCATCAGCAGCCTGAATCCTCTTCTCCAACCAACTATCTACTGTCACACAGTGACACTATCCTAATAAAAGTTCTTATTTAATGGGAATGAGACAAACTGTGTTTTCTAGATTTGTAAACAGTTTCTTGTTTTGGAGTTAGCAAACCTTTTTCAACTTTTAGTCTAAAGTCCTTAGATGCAATTTAACTCCATTATTTCTTGTCCAACActactgacaccaagaacagTTTACTTCCATCTTCCAGAGAACAATCTTTTAGGTAATTGTATTCTACATTCATGTCTTCCCTTAGAACTCATGTCCTCCTGTAGACAGTGTTAGATGAAACAATCCCCAGATGTGCATTTGTACATTTagtaatttttcccattttcctgtgcAATGTTAGTTCAGCAATGTTATCAACAGAGCAATCCTTAAAGCATGACACACAAAGGCAGACAGAGGAGCATAACTGATCCATTACTAATCCTGAGGATAGTGGAAAGGTTACTTGCTATTTCTTTAACATGTTAACTTGCGTTCAGATTTTTGCAGCAATGTACCTGCAGAGATAGAATTTTCTGTTAGATGCTACAGgatgatttatttattctacagaaaaaaaccaaaccaacacaCCCTGTTCTGGCTTATCAAACTCACCTATAAAAGCCTGCTTATTCAATTAACTTTTGTGATACTCAATCAGATGGCATTCCAGAACATAACAGCTTCAAACAAGGAAAATCCGTGACCTTTCCATAATTAATCAATGAGCAAGAGTTTTTTAACAGAAACAGCAACAAATACACTGACATGTATTTAAGGCCAGGCTTCTATAAATTAGGACATGCAGAAAAAGTGGCTGTACAGATGTACTCACTTTTCTGGTCAAAGAAAGCAGTATGGCATCCATGAAAATTCTGAAGCCAACATGTTCCCCATATGTCTTTATATAAACCTGAAAATAAACAAAGTTTTACTGGgtgatttcatttcagagaaCAGCTGGCACAATTCAGAGCTGTTTCAATCACATAGTAACTACTCAGACAGACTACATGGCTGTATAGATTTATGAATCAGCTGGGAAGCAATAGAAATCTCATCACagaaaaatgatggaaaaaaaaaattacaaaatttgcTTGCTTTTGCAGATGTTTGAGGTCTGTTTCATGGAAGCAGAAACTGTTGCCTATTTCTGTGGTGTTCCACTCTTCTAATTTCCATATAAAACTCCACTGAAATAAGTACAGTATATACAATTCTTTGTTGTAAAGAATTGTAGCTCTGATCCTCAGTTCAACTAAAAGTGGTATCTCAGAATTATGCATGACGTAATTTATTGATG
The sequence above is a segment of the Haemorhous mexicanus isolate bHaeMex1 chromosome 2, bHaeMex1.pri, whole genome shotgun sequence genome. Coding sequences within it:
- the POGLUT2 gene encoding protein O-glucosyltransferase 2, producing MRALWPLCLALGAAAAAAGGGGRPSAERSAVWGPGLRAAAALPARYFYVQAVDARGLRFTSSPGENAFQVKITAPEEQFTRVGVQVLDRKDGSFLVRYRMYASYKSLRIEVKTGDKHVAKSPYILKGPIYHENCDCPQEESSAWLEEMNCPQTIPQIQRDLANFPIVDPDKIAKEIPQRFGQRQSLCHYTIKDNEVYIKTYGEHVGFRIFMDAILLSLTRKVKMPDVEFFVNLGDWPLEKRKPPQNLHPIFSWCGSSESKDIVMPTYDLTDSVLETMGRVSLDMMSVQANTGPSWEDKNTTAFWRGRDSRKERLELVKLSRKYPEIIDAAFTNFFFFKHDESLYGPIVKHISFFDFFKYKYQINVDGTVAAYRLPYLLAGNSVVLKQDSIYYEHFYNELQPWKHYIPFKSDLSDLLEKLQWAKDHDEEAKNIAKSGQEFARNNLMGDHIFCYYFKLFQEYASLQVSEPKIRDGMEKVQQPDDDLFPCTCHRKKAKDEL